CCGCTGCTCGCCCCGCCCAACGGCAATGTCCTCGAAATCGGCACGCTGTACGGGATGTTCGCCGCCGGACTGCTGCGGATGCTGCACCGGTCCGGGATCGAACCGCATCTGACGATCGTCGATCCGCTGGCGGGTGCGCAGTTGCAGCCCGGCGCCGCCCCGCAAGGAGCGGATCCCACCGGCACGCCGGTGCGCGAGGACGTCGTACGCGCCAACCTCGCACTCGGCGGCGTCGGTTCGGTGCTCGATGCGCGCATCGAGCAGGGCCTCTCCGGTGATCCGGAAGTGCGGGCCGCCGTCTCCGACCGGGAGTACGGGGTGATCGTGGTGGACGGCGATCACTCCATGGACGGGGTGCGGGACGACCTGGAGTGGGTCGAGCAGATCGTCGCCCCGGGCGGGATCGTGGTGCTCGACGACTACGGCGACAAGGCCTGGCCCGGGGTACAGGACGCCCTGGACAAGCACCTGGCAAGCGGGACCTCGCGGCTGACCCTGCTGGGGCGGGTCGCCACGTCGGCCTATCTGCGCGCGAGCTGACCGCTCGGCGACGGCCGCCGTTACCCGCCGTGGAACTGCCGCTGCCGGTCGAGCGCACGCCGCCGCCCGGGCGGCTGCCGGACAACCCTGAATGTCGTCCACACACGGAGAAGCCCCAGCCACATATCGGCTGGGGCTTCCCCACGGTCATCGACCGAGTCGACGCAATCAGGCGATCTCTGGCCCGGACCCGGTCTCGGAAGAGATCCAGAGATCGTCGTCCGCGTCCAGGGTCCCGTCGTCGGCGATGAAGAAGACTCCGGTCCTGAAGAAGTTCCGGAAAGCATTCACCATCTGTTCGACGCTCTCGTACGCCATTCTCGACTCACCGCCAATCATGACGCTGGCTACGCGCGACGATGGCGATGACGGCTCGTACACAGCCGCGTAGAAATCGCCACCGCCGGTTCCGAGCAACGGAATCCATCGATCTCCGAGAACGGGGTCCCCGTCGCCGTACGACGCCTTCACACCGGCGGCATCGCGCACTGAGAGCGGTTCGTACCCCGGAATCAGAGCAG
The Streptomyces lunaelactis genome window above contains:
- a CDS encoding class I SAM-dependent methyltransferase; translation: MPPLLRNRLAKRVLSPALTMIERRIEQHVKRATQDLQADLDALQRKVAALQAPQYGLGLLVDGTGRSGHRTPTAAQIDTLTRQIQGVADGSEHALRNVTVAYRTVIALESLGVGRLAGSTSNVCGKLATVPLLAPPNGNVLEIGTLYGMFAAGLLRMLHRSGIEPHLTIVDPLAGAQLQPGAAPQGADPTGTPVREDVVRANLALGGVGSVLDARIEQGLSGDPEVRAAVSDREYGVIVVDGDHSMDGVRDDLEWVEQIVAPGGIVVLDDYGDKAWPGVQDALDKHLASGTSRLTLLGRVATSAYLRAS
- a CDS encoding SMI1/KNR4 family protein; translation: MLAESIENLWLEVERLSRPVASLRVPGVGAEQVENAFGAPIPSDVVEWFGWCNGVSYRPGQVQDDAALIPGYEPLSVRDAAGVKASYGDGDPVLGDRWIPLLGTGGGDFYAAVYEPSSPSSRVASVMIGGESRMAYESVEQMVNAFRNFFRTGVFFIADDGTLDADDDLWISSETGSGPEIA